The Coffea arabica cultivar ET-39 chromosome 3c, Coffea Arabica ET-39 HiFi, whole genome shotgun sequence genome contains a region encoding:
- the LOC113735897 gene encoding L-type lectin-domain containing receptor kinase IV.1-like has translation MSLKLVTAILAYFLVHIVVGAAASDDVGFIFQGFQSSNLSLDGLATVTNNGLLRITNTTKFRTGHAFYPNPINFKSTHNSSAFSFSTQFVFAIVPEVSRVNGPGIAFVIAPTRNLTEVGFSQFLGLVDGNTDGNQTNHVFAVELDTFQHQEVEDINANHVGIDVNSVKSIVSSPASYHANNNNSFDNLTLSSGQRMQLWVEYDGADRRINVTLAPIAAAKPHTPLLSLTYDLSPILKQTMYVGFSAASSPLDMGTSQFVLGWSFRVNGVAQALDLSRLPKLPRFGPKKVSKFFTVGLPLICILLSLTLTSGVAYYLRRKWKYAEVLEEWELAYGPHRFKYKDLYVATKGFTEKLLLGEGGFGRVYKGILTTNKVEVAVKKVSHHASQGMKEFVAEIVSIGRLSHRNLVPLLGYCRRKGELLLVYEFMSKGSLDSFLFKQPKRTLNWSERFRVIRGVASGLLYLHEEWEQVVIHRDVKASNVLLDDELNGRLGDFGLARLYDHGTLPQTTHVAGSLGYLAPEYSRTGKATTSTDVYAFGAFLLEVACGRRPIETRAEPEENIILVDWVFSCWKAGNILQAVDQKLGTEYVKEEAEMVLKLGLLCSHSQPKIRPSMRQVLLYLDGSVALPDLSPLAMGISAFGLGSAQPAGFEDIPSSFATFTDQYFLHSVADSILSGGR, from the coding sequence ATGTCGTTGAAACTAGTAACAGCAATCTTAGCCTATTTTCTAGTTCACATCGTAGTTGGTGCAGCGGCTTCTGATGATGTTGGGTTCATCTTTCAAGGatttcaatcatcaaatttaaGCCTGGATGGATTAGCCACAGTCACCAACAATGGCCTCCTACGAATAACCAACACCACCAAATTTCGAACCGGGCATGCCTTCTATCCTAATCCCATAAACTTCAAGAGCACACATAACAGTTCAGCTTTCTCCTTTTCCACCCAGTTTGTGTTTGCTATAGTACCCGAAGTCTCACGCGTGAATGGTCCTGGAATAGCTTTCGTGATTGCACCAACAAGAAACCTTACAGAAGTGGGTTTCTCACAGTTCCTAGGCCTCGTCGATGGAAACACCGACGGGAATCAaacaaatcatgtttttgctgTGGAGCTTGACACTTTCCAACACCAAGAAGTTGAAGATATTAATGCCAACCATGTTGGTATTGATGTCAACTCGGTGAAGTCCATCGTATCCAGCCCAGCAAGTTACCACGCTAATAACAATAATTCATTTGACAACTTAACTCTTAGCAGCGGTCAGCGGATGCAACTTTGGGTGGAATACGACGGGGCGGACAGGAGAATCAATGTTACATTAGCTCCAATAGCGGCTGCCAAACCACATACTCCTCTTTTGTCTTTGACATATGATCTTTCGCCAATTTTAAAGCAAACCATGTATGTTGGCTTTTCTGCAGCCTCTAGTCCACTCGACATGGGAACATCTCAGTTTGTACTTGGATGGAGCTTCAGGGTCAATGGTGTTGCACAAGCTCTTGATCTGTCTCGGCTCCCCAAGCTACCTCGGTTTGGACCTAAGAAAGTGTCTAAATTTTTCACCGTCGGATTGCCCCTGATTTGCATACTTTTGTCATTAACACTAACATCTGGAGTAGCTTATTATTTGAGGAGGAAGTGGAAGTATGCAGAAGTGCTGGAAGAATGGGAGCTTGCTTATGGACCTCACAGGTTCAAATATAAAGATTTATACGTTGCCACCAAGGGGTTTACAGAAAAACTGCTATTGGGAGAAGGCGGATTTGGCAGGGTCTACAAAGGCATTTTGACAACAAACAAGGTTGAGGTTGCTGTCAAGAAGGTCTCTCATCACGCAAGCCAGGGAATGAAGGAATTTGTTGCAGAAATCGTCAGTATTGGACGCTTAAGCCATAGAAATTTAGTGCCGCTCCTGGGTTATTGTCGGCGTAAAGGAGAGTTACTTTTGGTATATGAATTCATGTCCAAGGGTAGTCTAGACAGTTTTCTGTTCAAACAACCAAAGCGTACCCTCAACTGGAGCGAAAGATTTCGAGTCATCAGAGGTGTGGCTTCAGGATTACTCTATCTACACGAAGAATGGGAGCAAGTTGTGATCCACCGAGATGTAAAAGCCAGTAATGTATTGTTAGATGATGAACTGAATGGAAGATTAGGAGATTTCGGCCTGGCAAGGCTATACGATCATGGAACTCTACCTCAAACCACCCATGTAGCGGGATCTCTTGGCTACCTTGCCCCTGAGTATAGCAGGACAGGGAAGGCCACAACGAGCACCGATGTATATGCTTTTGGGGCCTTTTTGCTAGAGGTTGCCTGTGGAAGGAGGCCAATAGAAACCCGTGCAGAGCCAGAAGAGAATATCATTTTGGTAGATTGGGTATTTTCGTGCTGGAAAGCAGGAAATATTCTCCAGGCTGTTGATCAAAAGTTGGGCACTGAGTATGTGAAAGAGGAAGCAGAAATGGTGTTGAAATTAGGCTTATTGTGCTCTCATTCGCAACCAAAGATTAGGCCAAGTATGAGGCAAGTTTTGTTGTACCTGGATGGATCAGTTGCTCTGCCAGATTTATCTCCACTGGCCATGGGCATTTCCGCTTTCGGTCTTGGCTCCGCCCAACCTGCTGGCTTTGAAGATATCCCATCGTCCTTTGCTACTTTTACAGACCAATATTTCTTACATTCTGTAGCAGACTCTATTCTCTCTGGTGGTCGGTAA